The following proteins come from a genomic window of Panicum hallii strain FIL2 chromosome 8, PHallii_v3.1, whole genome shotgun sequence:
- the LOC112903770 gene encoding gallate 1-beta-glucosyltransferase-like → MSSPHVLLVSAPFLGHVNPLVALGRRLAAKVLLVSLTTLPHAGLKLRHQHGDSSAATADVGRGVLQFEHLCGGEVWTPDDPRYRDPNDVARHLDDVASAALRGLIRRQADAGWPVTFVVANLFAPWAFHAAAAVGVPAAMLWMQSCMVLSLYYHYFHSLTAFPAKDAGPAAQVDVPGLPAMAGGDLPAFLHLPEEHIWRQMLVSEILGLCEAALWVLVNTFDELEHFAIEALLAHMPVLPVGPLIEMEHDSAGDECTAWLDARPPRSVVFVAFGSIVRLSRDEMAEMAAGLASTGRPFLWSQ, encoded by the coding sequence ATGTCGTCGCCCCATGTTCTCCTCGTCTCCGCCCCTTTTCTGGGACACGTCAACCCGCTAGTTGCCCTCGGCCGGCGCCTAGCCGCCAAGGTCCTCCTGGTAAGCTTGACCACCCTCCCGCACGCGGGCCTCAAGCTCCGGCACCAGCACGGGGACAGCAGCGCGGCCACCGCCGACGTTGGTCGCGGCGTGCTCCAGTTCGAGCACCTGTGTGGCGGGGAGGTTTGGACCCCGGACGACCCACGCTACCGCGACCCCAACGACGTTGCGCGCCACCTCGACGACGTGGCCTCCGCCGCGCTCCGGGGGCTCATCCGCCGTCAGGCCGACGCTGGGTGGCCGGTCACGTTCGTGGTGGCCAACCTCTTTGCCCCGTGGGCGTTccacgccgcggcggccgtgggcgtCCCGGCCGCCATGCTGTGGATGCAGTCCTGCATGGTCCTGTCGCTGTACTACCACTACTTCCACTCACTCACGGCGTTCCCCGCCAAGGATGCCGGCCCGGCCGCGCAGGTGGACGTCCCGGGGTTGCCGGCGATGGCGGGCGGCGATCTCCCGGCCTTCCTCCACCTGCCCGAGGAGCACATCTGGCGCCAAATGCTAGTGTCGGAAATTCTCGGCCTCTGCGAGGCGGCGTTGTGGGTTCTTGTCAACACCTTCGACGAGCTTGAGCACTTCGCCATCGAGGCACTTCTCGCGCACATGCCAGTTCTACCCGTCGGTCCTCTCATCGAGATGGAGCACGACAGTGCCGGCGACGAATGCACGGCGTGGCTCGACGCGCGGCCTCCACGATCGGTGGTGTTCGTGGCGTTCGGGAGCATCGTGAGGCTTAGCCGGGATGAGATGGCGGAGATGGCAGCTGGGCTGGCGTCCACGGGGCGGCCATTCCTGTGGAGTCAATAA